A genome region from Variovorax paradoxus includes the following:
- a CDS encoding mechanosensitive ion channel family protein — MIKEILAHPWFGTWVAALIAVPLSLLAHRIGGIVLRRITRPAPTIHTMVVNCNAAARIVLPLVALNVVWQGAPDDLRYIGNVRHLTGLLLIASTTWLAVKAISGFADGVLAQNPADIADNLHARRVLTQTRVLARTAATVVLVAGGAMMLMTFPGARQVGASLLASAGVIGIVAGLAAKPVFSNLIAGLQIALSQPIRIDDVLVVEGEWGRVEEITGAFVVLKIWDERRLILPLTYFIEKPFQNWTRHSSQLLGAVFIYIDYAMPLAPLRAEAERIVKAAPEWDGRFFNLRVTDATERTMQVRVLCTAATSGLAFDLRCSVREGLIDFMRREYPQFLPRMRIESDMQPGPERTQPDTPPAMA, encoded by the coding sequence ATGATCAAAGAGATACTTGCCCACCCCTGGTTCGGCACATGGGTTGCCGCCCTGATTGCAGTCCCCCTCTCTCTTCTCGCGCACCGCATCGGCGGCATTGTCCTGAGGCGGATCACCCGCCCGGCCCCGACGATCCACACCATGGTGGTCAATTGCAATGCCGCAGCGCGCATCGTGCTGCCGCTGGTGGCGCTCAACGTGGTGTGGCAAGGCGCTCCCGACGACCTGCGCTACATCGGCAACGTGCGCCATCTCACCGGCCTGCTGCTCATCGCGTCCACCACCTGGCTCGCGGTGAAGGCCATCAGCGGCTTCGCCGACGGCGTGCTCGCGCAGAACCCCGCCGACATCGCCGACAACCTGCACGCGCGGCGCGTGCTCACGCAGACCCGCGTGCTCGCGCGCACCGCCGCCACGGTGGTGCTGGTGGCCGGCGGCGCGATGATGCTCATGACCTTCCCCGGCGCACGCCAGGTCGGAGCGAGCCTGCTGGCCTCCGCCGGCGTGATCGGCATCGTGGCCGGCCTTGCCGCCAAGCCTGTGTTCAGCAACCTGATCGCCGGCCTGCAGATCGCGCTGTCGCAGCCGATCCGCATCGACGACGTGCTGGTGGTCGAGGGCGAATGGGGCCGCGTCGAGGAGATCACCGGCGCCTTCGTGGTGCTCAAGATCTGGGACGAACGCCGGCTGATCCTGCCGCTCACCTACTTCATTGAAAAGCCGTTCCAGAACTGGACGCGCCATTCCTCGCAGCTGCTGGGCGCGGTGTTCATCTACATCGACTACGCCATGCCGCTCGCGCCGCTGCGCGCGGAGGCCGAGCGCATCGTCAAGGCCGCGCCCGAATGGGACGGCCGTTTCTTCAACCTGCGCGTGACCGACGCCACCGAACGCACCATGCAGGTCCGCGTGCTCTGCACCGCCGCCACCTCGGGGCTGGCCTTCGACCTGCGCTGCAGCGTGCGCGAAGGGCTGATCGACTTCATGCGGCGCGAGTACCCGCAGTTCCTGCCGAGGATGCGCATCGAGAGCGACATGCAACCCGGCCCGGAGCGCACGCAGCCCGACACACCGCCGGCAATGGCCTGA
- a CDS encoding Bug family tripartite tricarboxylate transporter substrate binding protein: MLPTSPISRRFAGLLAIAGAVAAFATNAAAQAKLDSPLHLVVGYAPGGATDRVARIVGDKLGAKLGVAVVVDNKPGAGGRLAAQQVKITPANQNVLMLANPAVMIVAPLVFKDNNYDAERDFVPVSHVNDYNFALSVSPTLPVRELSHLLAWMRANPAQANVGVPATGSLPHFFGLMMGEKAKVQTQVIGYRGSAPLLNDLIGGQVPIAVDTEDVVLPQHSAGKLRVLALSGAKRSPFAPDIPTFKEAGLDLSATGWNTFFAPTSMPKAKVEQLALAIREVMQDPDTQRKFKDSGMTPVVSTPAQTAAMLKAYRAQWAPVVQKSGYQP, translated from the coding sequence ATGCTGCCGACCTCTCCCATCTCCCGCCGCTTCGCAGGCCTGCTGGCCATCGCAGGCGCCGTGGCGGCCTTCGCCACCAACGCCGCCGCACAGGCCAAGCTCGACAGCCCGCTGCACCTCGTGGTGGGCTACGCCCCGGGCGGCGCCACCGACCGCGTGGCGCGCATCGTGGGCGACAAGCTCGGCGCCAAGCTGGGCGTGGCCGTGGTGGTCGACAACAAGCCCGGCGCGGGCGGCCGCCTCGCCGCGCAGCAGGTGAAGATCACGCCCGCCAACCAGAACGTGCTGATGCTCGCCAACCCCGCCGTGATGATCGTGGCACCGCTGGTGTTCAAGGACAACAACTACGACGCCGAGCGCGACTTCGTGCCCGTGTCGCACGTCAACGACTACAACTTCGCGCTGTCGGTCTCGCCCACCCTGCCCGTGCGCGAGCTGAGCCACCTGCTCGCGTGGATGCGCGCCAACCCCGCGCAGGCCAACGTGGGCGTACCCGCCACCGGCAGCCTGCCGCACTTCTTCGGCCTCATGATGGGCGAGAAGGCCAAAGTGCAGACCCAGGTCATCGGCTACCGCGGCTCCGCGCCGCTGCTGAACGACCTGATCGGCGGGCAGGTGCCCATTGCCGTCGACACCGAAGACGTGGTGCTGCCGCAGCACTCGGCCGGCAAGCTGCGCGTGCTGGCCCTGTCGGGCGCCAAGCGCTCGCCCTTCGCACCCGACATTCCGACCTTCAAGGAAGCCGGTCTCGATCTGTCCGCCACCGGCTGGAACACCTTCTTCGCGCCCACCAGCATGCCCAAGGCAAAGGTCGAGCAACTGGCCCTGGCCATCCGCGAAGTCATGCAGGACCCGGACACGCAGCGCAAGTTCAAGGACTCGGGCATGACCCCCGTGGTGAGCACGCCCGCGCAGACCGCCGCCATGCTGAAGGCCTACCGTGCGCAGTGGGCGCCCGTGGTGCAGAAGTCCGGGTATCAACCCTGA
- a CDS encoding DUF418 domain-containing protein has product MNTAHAASAAPPRESLVDALRGFALLGILVVNIASFSSTYYGAGVPDPMALSWVERCASFVRTFVFETKFYLLFSFLFGYSFNLQMQSAQREGRRFVPRMGRRLLALWVLGLLHAVLLYHGDILTTYAVIGTVLLMVRRRGDVFLMRSAIGLVLATSLLWAGVGYLLSFAGVPMDLRGAYAEAATALAAYRATPATVIVQHVRELTQIWWITGLVQAPTALAMFFVGFIAGRRGVLAHAEAHRALLHRLLFWGLALGVPGAALYAWPSVRVENSIRELYGLSATLLTAPLLSAAYASALVLWMLGPRGHALEAWLAPAGRMALSNYLLQSAVCAWLFLAYGLRWIGTMGPLAATGIAFAIFGCQLVLSRWWMRRFAYGPVEWLLRAFTNLEWPPMRRPGERERER; this is encoded by the coding sequence GTGAACACCGCGCACGCCGCCAGCGCCGCACCGCCACGCGAGTCTCTCGTCGACGCGCTGCGCGGCTTCGCGCTGCTGGGCATCCTGGTCGTCAACATCGCGAGCTTCTCGTCGACGTACTACGGCGCGGGCGTGCCCGACCCCATGGCCCTGTCCTGGGTGGAGCGCTGCGCGTCGTTCGTGCGCACCTTCGTGTTCGAGACCAAGTTCTACCTGCTGTTCTCGTTCCTGTTCGGCTACAGCTTCAACCTGCAGATGCAGTCGGCGCAACGCGAGGGCCGGCGCTTCGTGCCGCGCATGGGCCGCCGGCTGCTCGCGCTGTGGGTGCTGGGGCTGCTGCACGCGGTGCTGCTGTACCACGGCGACATCCTCACCACCTATGCGGTGATCGGCACGGTGCTGCTGATGGTGCGGCGGCGCGGCGACGTGTTCCTGATGCGCAGCGCCATCGGGCTCGTGCTGGCGACCTCGCTGCTGTGGGCCGGCGTCGGCTACCTGCTGTCCTTTGCCGGCGTTCCGATGGACCTGCGCGGTGCCTACGCGGAAGCGGCCACGGCGCTCGCGGCCTATCGGGCAACGCCTGCCACGGTCATCGTTCAGCACGTGCGGGAGCTCACGCAGATCTGGTGGATCACCGGCCTGGTGCAGGCACCCACGGCATTGGCCATGTTCTTCGTCGGATTCATCGCAGGACGCCGTGGCGTGCTCGCGCATGCGGAGGCGCATCGCGCGCTGTTGCACCGGCTGCTGTTCTGGGGACTGGCGCTCGGCGTGCCCGGCGCCGCGCTCTACGCGTGGCCGTCGGTGCGGGTCGAGAACTCGATCCGCGAGCTCTATGGTTTGTCCGCCACGCTGCTGACCGCGCCGCTGCTGTCCGCCGCGTATGCGAGCGCGCTGGTGCTGTGGATGCTCGGCCCGCGCGGCCATGCGCTCGAAGCCTGGCTCGCGCCGGCCGGGCGCATGGCGCTGTCCAACTACCTGCTGCAATCGGCCGTGTGCGCGTGGCTCTTCCTGGCCTACGGGTTGAGATGGATCGGCACCATGGGCCCGCTCGCGGCCACGGGCATCGCGTTCGCGATCTTCGGCTGCCAACTGGTGCTGAGCCGCTGGTGGATGCGACGCTTTGCGTACGGGCCGGTGGAATGGCTTCTGAGGGCGTTCACCAACCTCGAATGGCCGCCGATGCGAAGGCCCGGCGAGCGCGAACGCGAGCGTTGA
- a CDS encoding protein NO VEIN domain-containing protein produces MENEVDSQVLAVINEKRLSGPRLTPVEIVAKMGVFDARDKPFDHAWLATGDNVIATIWAEWVNVGSGGRWFYLESLDIHHRAGGGERSAQQVQRAKDRLSLLKRTFDAGTGFRAVVQTNRIAILETESNKDAKVSTRVRDDEEWHVARWEPEQKLAVLVRGPRGWTPTDAEVLAARQRGNVPQPLSASASANAAPAGDDKPSPEAVQAAALEYVVKHFTGYGYKAENMTGKGFDLEVSNAKGQTLLRVVVKGTAPGVPSFKLSKEENDCSKREPLWRLLVVTDAGSGVAQHKIYKPTEISSAPGFDPA; encoded by the coding sequence ATGGAAAACGAAGTCGACTCCCAGGTACTCGCTGTCATCAATGAGAAGCGACTGTCAGGACCACGGCTCACGCCCGTCGAAATCGTTGCCAAGATGGGTGTGTTCGACGCGCGCGACAAGCCCTTCGACCACGCCTGGCTCGCCACCGGCGACAACGTCATCGCCACCATCTGGGCCGAGTGGGTCAACGTGGGCTCGGGCGGCCGCTGGTTCTACCTGGAGTCGCTCGACATCCACCACCGCGCCGGCGGCGGCGAGCGCAGCGCCCAGCAAGTGCAGCGCGCCAAGGACCGCCTGTCGCTGCTCAAGCGCACCTTCGATGCCGGCACCGGCTTCCGCGCTGTGGTGCAGACCAACCGCATCGCCATCCTCGAGACCGAGAGCAACAAGGACGCCAAGGTGTCCACCCGCGTGCGCGACGACGAAGAGTGGCACGTTGCCAGGTGGGAGCCCGAGCAGAAGCTCGCCGTGCTCGTGCGCGGCCCGCGCGGCTGGACACCCACCGACGCCGAAGTGCTCGCCGCCCGGCAGCGCGGCAACGTGCCGCAGCCGCTCTCGGCCTCGGCTTCGGCCAATGCCGCGCCTGCAGGCGACGACAAGCCCTCGCCCGAGGCCGTGCAGGCCGCCGCGCTCGAATACGTCGTCAAGCACTTCACCGGCTACGGCTACAAGGCCGAGAACATGACCGGCAAGGGCTTCGACCTCGAAGTGTCCAACGCCAAGGGCCAGACCCTGCTGCGCGTCGTCGTCAAGGGCACCGCGCCCGGCGTGCCCAGCTTCAAGCTCAGCAAGGAAGAAAACGACTGCTCCAAGCGCGAGCCGCTGTGGCGCCTGCTGGTGGTGACCGATGCGGGCAGCGGCGTTGCGCAGCACAAGATCTACAAGCCGACGGAGATCAGTTCGGCGCCGGGGTTTGATCCGGCTTAA
- a CDS encoding Bug family tripartite tricarboxylate transporter substrate binding protein, giving the protein MTAALPRTTFGRTRRLALAAVAACAALSLAGPAIAADAPYPTKAVKFLTNFPAGGPIDILGRALADALQKDLKQPFIVDNRPGAGGNIGADLMAKSPADGYTVLLGIDSTFTINPHLYASMPFAAKDLKPLMIFSSSGLSFGVASSVKAKTLPEFIAQAKAEPATFSSAGNGSPGHIAAEIFASDTGARITHVPYKGNAPAVLALMGNEVQAGILATPGLLPQVQSGKLRALAVTGKQRSPLLPEVPTVGELGLKGLEFEVLYVAMVPAATPEPVMQTLRQSLQKAMALPEIKSRLASLDMVPLAETGSAASEHLAGNLARYGRIVKATGMKVD; this is encoded by the coding sequence ATGACCGCCGCATTGCCCCGCACCACCTTCGGCCGCACGCGCCGCCTCGCCCTTGCAGCCGTGGCTGCCTGCGCCGCCCTGTCGCTCGCAGGCCCCGCCATCGCGGCCGATGCGCCCTACCCCACCAAGGCCGTGAAGTTCCTCACCAACTTCCCGGCCGGCGGGCCCATCGACATCCTGGGCCGCGCGCTCGCCGACGCGCTGCAGAAGGACCTGAAGCAGCCGTTCATCGTCGACAACCGCCCCGGCGCGGGCGGCAACATCGGCGCCGACCTCATGGCCAAGAGCCCGGCCGACGGCTACACCGTGCTGCTGGGCATCGACAGCACCTTCACCATCAACCCGCACCTGTACGCGTCGATGCCCTTCGCCGCCAAGGACCTGAAGCCGCTGATGATCTTCAGCTCCTCGGGCCTGAGCTTCGGCGTGGCCTCCAGCGTGAAGGCGAAGACACTGCCCGAGTTCATCGCGCAGGCCAAGGCCGAGCCCGCCACTTTCAGCTCGGCCGGCAACGGCAGCCCCGGCCACATTGCCGCGGAGATCTTCGCGAGCGACACCGGCGCCAGGATCACGCACGTGCCGTACAAGGGCAACGCGCCGGCCGTGCTGGCGCTCATGGGCAACGAGGTGCAGGCCGGCATCCTGGCCACGCCGGGGCTGCTGCCGCAGGTGCAGTCGGGCAAGCTGCGCGCGCTGGCCGTCACCGGCAAGCAACGCTCGCCGCTGCTGCCCGAAGTGCCGACCGTGGGCGAACTCGGCCTGAAGGGCCTGGAGTTCGAGGTGCTCTACGTGGCCATGGTGCCCGCCGCCACGCCCGAGCCGGTGATGCAGACCCTGCGCCAGTCGCTGCAGAAGGCCATGGCACTGCCCGAGATCAAGTCGCGGCTGGCCTCGCTCGACATGGTGCCGCTGGCTGAAACCGGCAGCGCCGCCAGCGAACACCTGGCCGGCAACCTGGCGCGCTACGGGCGCATCGTGAAAGCAACAGGCATGAAGGTCGACTGA
- a CDS encoding FUSC family protein: protein MLGPNAAPRLRAALRVALSHYVASGLTVALGLLFISGGIHFWLGTLAASAAATGVIVTAPPDLPGPRRGKFLQMLPAPLIGLPLFFAVQLLHAAPIRLGLLLVPATFMAFLAMAWGKRGIPIAIAVMFSMVFSMATPAPAGMADALERTWQFGIGAGLYVIWATLANLALNGRFRTQSMADVLYSLAALMRTEASQFLPHDDTRDVRDTPAPLLGQLLREQAALADQLQATRDIVLESPRTPRRQRLAAMLVIVLEMRDQLLASELDLDTLRTHPAHAQALVEMRRVLEELADETVALADALLLRRQPDAVVDRRPRLAAIHVATDDGADSRTGGSHIGPTAAMLARGLASRIGHINDEVLRLSAMARGEAEPNLAVVRANWQMFVSPTDWSLRPFLTLWSWDQPPLRHAIRAALAIAAGYAIAVSMPWGSHDYWILLTIVVVLRGSLSQTLERRNARVAGTLLGCVLAVGLLSAHPSALMLLVIVTVAQAIAHSFAVRRYLITAVAATVLGLVQAHLLNVGVAPIFALFERIADTLIGATLAWGFCYVLPSWERTQIPALVARVLTAQARHARLALGLGQLQAVDSSPELEWRLARREAYDSLSALVQATQRSLSEPRAVQPPLEPLEHLQAHSYQLLAQLSAVKSMLVLRRDRLTPGEVEGPISRTSQRIEAAIGTLPTTGPSHPESAGSTTVGGPIPLPDPFDNDISPWLLRRLDLATALATQLRDDAARILQPLNETTEPAKTTTA from the coding sequence ATGCTGGGGCCGAACGCCGCGCCCCGGTTGCGCGCCGCGCTGCGCGTCGCGCTGAGCCACTACGTCGCCAGCGGGCTGACCGTGGCGCTCGGCCTGCTGTTCATCTCGGGCGGCATCCACTTCTGGCTGGGCACCCTCGCCGCCTCGGCCGCCGCCACCGGCGTGATCGTCACCGCGCCGCCCGACCTGCCCGGGCCGCGCCGCGGCAAGTTCCTGCAGATGCTGCCGGCGCCGCTGATCGGGCTGCCACTGTTCTTCGCGGTGCAGCTGCTGCACGCCGCGCCCATCCGCCTCGGATTGCTGCTGGTTCCCGCCACCTTCATGGCCTTCCTGGCCATGGCATGGGGCAAGCGCGGCATCCCGATCGCCATCGCCGTGATGTTCTCGATGGTGTTCTCCATGGCCACGCCGGCACCGGCGGGCATGGCCGACGCGCTCGAGCGCACCTGGCAGTTCGGTATCGGCGCGGGCCTGTACGTCATCTGGGCCACGCTGGCCAACCTGGCGCTCAACGGGCGCTTCCGCACGCAGTCGATGGCCGACGTGCTCTATTCGCTGGCCGCGCTCATGCGCACCGAGGCCAGCCAGTTCCTGCCGCACGACGACACGCGCGACGTGCGCGACACGCCTGCCCCGCTGCTGGGCCAGCTGCTGCGCGAACAGGCCGCGCTGGCCGACCAGCTGCAGGCCACGCGCGACATCGTGCTGGAGTCGCCGCGCACGCCGCGGCGCCAGCGGCTGGCCGCCATGCTGGTGATCGTGCTCGAGATGCGCGACCAGCTGCTGGCCAGCGAACTCGACCTCGACACCCTGCGCACCCACCCCGCGCATGCGCAGGCGCTCGTCGAGATGCGCCGCGTGCTCGAGGAGCTTGCCGACGAGACCGTCGCGCTGGCCGACGCCCTGCTGCTGCGCCGGCAACCCGATGCCGTGGTGGACCGCCGCCCCCGCCTCGCGGCCATCCACGTTGCGACCGACGACGGCGCCGACAGCCGCACCGGCGGCAGCCACATCGGCCCGACGGCCGCCATGCTGGCGCGCGGGCTGGCCAGCCGCATCGGCCACATCAACGACGAGGTGCTGCGCCTGTCGGCCATGGCGCGCGGCGAAGCCGAGCCCAACCTCGCGGTGGTGCGCGCCAACTGGCAGATGTTCGTGAGCCCGACCGACTGGTCGCTGCGCCCTTTCCTCACGTTGTGGAGCTGGGACCAGCCGCCGCTGCGCCATGCCATCCGCGCCGCGCTGGCCATCGCCGCCGGCTACGCCATCGCGGTGTCGATGCCCTGGGGTTCGCACGACTACTGGATCCTGCTGACCATCGTGGTCGTGCTGCGCGGCAGCCTGTCGCAGACGCTCGAGCGGCGCAACGCGCGCGTGGCCGGCACGCTGCTGGGCTGCGTGCTCGCGGTGGGCCTGCTGTCGGCGCATCCGTCGGCGCTGATGCTGCTGGTGATCGTGACCGTCGCGCAGGCCATCGCGCACAGCTTCGCGGTGCGCCGCTACCTCATCACCGCCGTGGCGGCCACCGTGCTGGGCCTGGTGCAGGCGCACCTGCTGAACGTGGGCGTGGCGCCGATCTTCGCGCTGTTCGAGCGCATTGCCGACACGCTCATCGGCGCCACGCTGGCCTGGGGCTTCTGCTACGTGCTGCCGTCCTGGGAGCGCACGCAGATCCCGGCGCTGGTGGCGCGCGTGCTCACCGCGCAGGCGCGGCATGCGCGGCTGGCGCTCGGCCTCGGCCAGCTGCAGGCCGTCGACAGCAGCCCCGAGCTCGAATGGCGCCTCGCGCGCCGCGAGGCCTACGACAGCCTGTCGGCGCTGGTGCAGGCCACGCAGCGTTCGCTGTCCGAACCGCGCGCGGTGCAGCCGCCGCTGGAGCCGCTGGAACACCTGCAGGCCCACAGCTACCAGCTGCTCGCGCAGCTCAGCGCCGTGAAGTCGATGCTCGTGCTGCGGCGCGACCGCCTCACGCCGGGCGAGGTCGAAGGCCCGATCAGCCGGACTTCGCAACGAATCGAGGCCGCCATCGGAACTCTGCCCACCACCGGCCCCTCTCACCCCGAGAGCGCGGGATCGACCACCGTCGGCGGACCGATTCCCCTGCCTGACCCGTTCGACAACGACATCAGCCCCTGGCTGCTGCGCCGGCTCGACCTGGCCACGGCACTCGCCACGCAGCTGCGCGACGACGCGGCGCGCATTCTTCAACCTCTGAACGAGACAACGGAACCAGCAAAGACGACCACCGCCTGA
- a CDS encoding LysR substrate-binding domain-containing protein yields the protein MSALRGLREGLGLAMDQPEADQLRVVVGALPNMAGELLPEAVARLHAAYPSMRVRVVSGTNAQLMTQLRQGEIDLVLGRLAQASAMADLAFEHLYSEPLRLVVRPGHPLAARRKPSLDALAAYPLVLPVSGTLIRHTADAFLIAQGLALPNQLVEATDTSFAVGLLQRSEAVWFAPQGAVEGLLASGELKRVAIDTANTEGPVGLTVRRTVEHSEGARLLIEEIRGIVRQRKG from the coding sequence GTGTCGGCCTTGCGCGGGCTGCGCGAAGGCCTGGGCCTCGCCATGGACCAGCCCGAGGCCGACCAGCTGCGCGTGGTGGTGGGCGCGCTGCCCAACATGGCGGGCGAGCTGCTGCCCGAGGCCGTGGCGCGGCTGCACGCGGCCTACCCGTCGATGCGCGTGCGCGTGGTCAGCGGCACCAACGCGCAGCTCATGACGCAACTGCGCCAGGGCGAGATCGACCTGGTGCTGGGCCGCCTCGCGCAGGCCTCGGCCATGGCCGACCTGGCCTTCGAGCACCTGTACAGCGAGCCCTTGCGGCTGGTGGTGCGGCCCGGCCATCCACTGGCCGCACGGCGCAAGCCTTCGCTCGATGCGCTCGCGGCCTATCCGCTGGTGCTGCCCGTGTCGGGCACGCTGATCCGGCACACGGCCGACGCGTTCCTGATCGCACAGGGCCTGGCCCTGCCCAACCAGCTGGTGGAAGCGACCGACACCAGTTTCGCGGTGGGCCTGCTTCAGCGTTCAGAGGCGGTGTGGTTCGCGCCGCAGGGCGCGGTCGAAGGCCTGCTGGCAAGCGGTGAACTGAAGCGCGTGGCCATCGACACCGCGAACACCGAGGGGCCGGTCGGGCTCACGGTGCGGCGCACCGTGGAGCACAGTGAAGGCGCGCGGCTGCTGATCGAGGAAATCCGCGGCATCGTGCGCCAGCGCAAGGGCTGA
- a CDS encoding HDOD domain-containing protein — translation MTLDELFADSHLLPTVPKVVFDLIELLRDEDASINLVARKLELDQVLTARVLRMANSPYFGVRRKILSIQDAIKMLGFSSIRSLVVSSGLTGTFQKVHGVHLPSFWAHSLRVASVARYLAGKTRRVDQSLAFTVGSMHAIGHLIMSGAMKKEMAQLNEAHPFDLMGRLDVEREKFGFHYGDVSARLAARWEFAPEFISALSCFANPMEAEQLDPLANVLHLAVWRVALEREGLRIGDAQHVWPAESAEAIGITEDVVQEMPAPRELASDLESMIA, via the coding sequence ATGACCCTGGACGAACTGTTCGCCGACAGCCACTTGCTTCCCACGGTGCCCAAGGTGGTGTTCGACCTGATCGAGTTGCTGCGCGACGAAGACGCCTCGATCAACCTGGTGGCCCGCAAGCTGGAGCTCGACCAGGTGCTGACGGCGCGGGTGCTGCGGATGGCCAATTCGCCCTACTTCGGCGTGCGCCGCAAGATCCTGTCGATCCAGGACGCGATCAAGATGTTGGGCTTCTCGTCGATCCGCTCGCTGGTGGTGAGCTCGGGGCTGACGGGCACGTTCCAGAAGGTGCACGGCGTGCACCTGCCGAGCTTCTGGGCGCACAGCCTGCGCGTGGCCTCGGTGGCGCGCTACCTCGCGGGCAAGACCCGCCGGGTCGACCAGAGCCTGGCCTTCACGGTGGGCAGCATGCATGCCATCGGCCACCTGATCATGTCCGGCGCCATGAAGAAAGAAATGGCGCAACTCAACGAGGCGCATCCGTTCGACCTGATGGGCCGGCTCGACGTGGAGCGCGAGAAGTTCGGCTTTCACTATGGCGACGTGAGCGCGCGGCTGGCCGCCCGCTGGGAGTTCGCGCCGGAGTTCATCAGCGCGCTGTCTTGCTTCGCCAACCCGATGGAAGCCGAGCAGCTCGACCCGCTGGCCAATGTGCTGCACCTGGCGGTGTGGCGCGTGGCGCTGGAGCGCGAAGGCCTTCGCATCGGCGACGCGCAACACGTGTGGCCGGCCGAGTCGGCCGAAGCCATCGGCATCACGGAAGACGTGGTGCAGGAAATGCCGGCCCCCCGCGAGCTGGCGTCCGACCTGGAATCGATGATCGCCTGA
- a CDS encoding sulfatase family protein, with protein sequence MTRPNIIFIVADDLGYADLGCYGGRDAAFGPVSPVLDGLAANGLKLTQGYSNSPVCSPTRFGMITARYQYRLRGAAEEPINSKSRGSTTLGLPTDHPTLPSLLKAGGYQTALIGKWHLGYPPTFGPLRSGYDEFFGPMSGGVDYFTHCDSTGRHDLWFGEEDKQEEGYLTDILSKRAVDYVDRMSKQEAPFFLSLHYTAPHWPWETRDDAAKAPLVKDNLFDLAGGNINVYRRMIHHMDEGIGWIMEALEKHGMADNTLVVFTSDNGGERFSDNWPLVGGKMDLTEGGIRVPWIAHWPAVIGKGGESTQLCMTMDWSATMLDAAGVAAHPDYPLDGVSLMPVLKDASKSFRRPLHWRMNHRGQEAMRDGDWKYLKVDGNEYLFNIPGDERERANLAKKEPERLAAMRADWQAWNTTMPAIPEDATVSLGYSVKDMPQR encoded by the coding sequence ATGACCAGACCCAACATCATCTTCATCGTGGCCGACGACCTCGGCTATGCCGACCTGGGCTGCTACGGCGGCCGCGATGCCGCGTTCGGCCCGGTGTCGCCGGTGCTCGACGGCCTGGCCGCCAACGGGCTGAAGCTCACGCAGGGCTACTCGAACTCGCCCGTGTGCTCGCCCACGCGCTTCGGCATGATCACCGCGCGCTACCAATACCGCCTGCGCGGCGCGGCCGAGGAGCCCATCAACAGCAAGAGCCGCGGCAGCACCACGCTCGGCCTGCCCACCGACCACCCCACCCTGCCCTCGTTGCTGAAGGCCGGCGGCTACCAGACCGCGCTCATCGGCAAGTGGCACCTGGGCTACCCGCCCACCTTCGGCCCGCTGCGCTCGGGCTACGACGAGTTCTTCGGCCCCATGTCGGGCGGTGTCGACTACTTCACCCATTGCGACTCCACCGGCCGCCACGACCTGTGGTTCGGCGAGGAAGACAAGCAGGAGGAGGGCTACCTCACCGACATCCTGTCGAAGCGCGCCGTCGACTACGTCGATCGCATGTCGAAGCAGGAGGCACCCTTCTTCCTGAGCCTGCACTACACCGCCCCGCACTGGCCGTGGGAAACCCGCGACGACGCCGCCAAGGCCCCGCTCGTGAAGGACAACCTGTTCGACCTCGCCGGCGGCAACATCAACGTGTACCGCCGCATGATCCATCACATGGACGAAGGCATCGGCTGGATCATGGAAGCGCTCGAGAAGCACGGCATGGCCGACAACACCCTGGTGGTGTTCACCAGCGACAACGGCGGCGAACGCTTCTCCGACAACTGGCCGCTGGTCGGCGGCAAGATGGACCTGACCGAAGGCGGCATCCGCGTGCCATGGATCGCCCACTGGCCCGCCGTGATCGGCAAGGGCGGCGAGAGCACCCAGCTGTGCATGACCATGGACTGGTCCGCCACCATGCTCGACGCCGCCGGCGTGGCCGCGCACCCCGACTACCCGCTGGACGGCGTCTCGCTCATGCCCGTGCTCAAGGACGCGTCGAAGAGCTTCCGCCGCCCCCTGCACTGGCGCATGAACCACCGCGGCCAGGAAGCCATGCGCGACGGCGACTGGAAGTACCTGAAGGTGGACGGCAACGAGTACCTGTTCAACATCCCCGGCGATGAACGCGAGCGGGCGAACCTGGCGAAGAAGGAGCCGGAGCGGCTGGCCGCGATGCGGGCGGATTGGCAGGCCTGGAATACGACGATGCCGGCGATTCCGGAGGATGCGACTGTGAGCCTGGGCTATTCGGTGAAGGACATGCCGCAGAGGTGA